One Catalinimonas alkaloidigena DNA window includes the following coding sequences:
- a CDS encoding molybdenum cofactor biosynthesis protein MoaE — protein sequence MPTPYLHLTDQPLDTQEAIDRASSDAAGAVDVFLGIVRNKTADRPVVRLEYEAYDPMALREMEKIAAQAAERWPVQGLSIVHRKGTLHIGDLAVVIAVSTPHRREAFEACRFVIDTLKETVPIWKKEVFEDGEIWVSAHP from the coding sequence ATGCCGACTCCCTACCTCCATCTTACCGACCAACCCCTCGATACGCAGGAAGCCATCGACCGGGCTTCGTCCGACGCGGCGGGGGCGGTCGACGTCTTTCTGGGCATCGTGCGGAACAAAACCGCCGACCGCCCTGTGGTGCGCCTGGAATACGAGGCGTACGACCCAATGGCGTTGCGCGAGATGGAAAAAATCGCGGCCCAGGCTGCTGAACGCTGGCCCGTTCAGGGCCTGTCGATTGTCCACCGGAAGGGCACGCTGCACATCGGCGACCTTGCGGTGGTGATTGCCGTGTCGACCCCGCATCGGCGCGAGGCGTTTGAGGCGTGTCGGTTTGTAATTGACACCTTGAAAGAGACGGTGCCCATCTGGAAGAAGGAAGTGTTTGAAGACGGCGAAATCTGGGTTTCGGCACATCCTTGA